Within the Thermanaeromonas toyohensis ToBE genome, the region TTAAACAGGGTGGAATGGGGAGATCGGCGGGTAGGTGTTATTACCTCAGGGATTTCTTATCAATACGTAAAGGAAGCCCTACCGGGGGTTTCTGTCCTTAAATTAGGCTTAACTTATCCCTTACCCAAGAACCTTATTCGTCAATTTGTAGCGGCGGTAGATATGTGCTTGATAGTGGAAGAGCTGGAACCCTTTCTGGAGGAACAGATCTCTTCATGGGGATTGCCGGTACAGGGTAAGGAGTTTTTGCCCCGTATTGGAGAATTCAACCCTCGCCTGGTGGCTGAAAGTATAGGGCCTAAGGTGGCCGAGATAAACCCTTCCTTGGTCAATGATATTTTGTTGCGCGACAATTCTTCCCCTATAAGTTTTGCTCTTCCTGGACGGCCGCCCGTTATGTGCCCTGGATGTCCCCATCGTGGGGTGTTCTACATCTTGCGCAAGTTAAAGCTTACCGTAGCAGGGGATATTGGCTGCTACACCCTGGGGGCCTCTCCTCCCTTAAACGCCATGGATACCTGTATCTGCATGGGAGCTAGCCTGGGGGTGGCCTTGGGGATGGAAAAGGCCCGCGGGCAGGACTTTGCCCGGAGGCTTGTGGCTGTAATAGGGGATTCTACTTTCTTACATGCGGGTATGACAGGCCTTCTAGACATGGTTTACAACCAGGGTACAAGTACTGTTATCATCCTGGACAATGGTACTACGGCCATGACCGGGCACCAGGACCATCCCGGCACGGGGTACACCGCTTCTCAGGCACCGACTACCAAAATTGAGCTAGAGCAGGTAGTGAGGGGTCTTGGAGTTAAGCGAGTACAGGTGGTGGATCCCTATGATCTGGCCCGTACCAGGGAAGTTATAAGTACTGAGGTGGCTACCTCGGAACCCTCTGTGATTATTGCACGGCGTCTTTGTGCTCTGCTGGCCAAGGGAACCGGTAAATACCGGGTAGTGGGTATGTATTGCCGCTCTTGCCAGTGTTGTTTAGATTTGGGCTGCCCCGCCCTCACTTTTAACGGCGAAGAGGCGGTAATCGATGAAATACAGTGTACAGGCTGCGGCCTCTGTGCCCAGGTGTGCCCGGCAGAGGCTATTGAAAAGGTAGGTGAGAAAGATGCATGAGCAGGTTACCAGCATTATTTTAACTGGTGTAGGGGGGCAAGGGACGGTTCTGGCAGGCCGTATCCTTTCTCGGGCTGCCGCGAGTTTAGGGAAAGAAGTTAAAGTGGCGGATCTCCACGGCATGGCCCAGCGGGGCGGCAGTGTAATAACCCATGTTCGATTCGGCCCCAAGGTTTATTCCCCAGTGATAGCATCAGGTACGGCTGATTACTTAGTAGCCTTTGAGAAATTGGAAGCCTGCCGGTGTTTACCCTTTCTTAAGCCTGAAGGGGTACTGATTGTTAATAACCAGGAAATTCCCCCACTTCCGGTTCTAATTGGTGCTGCTAGTTATCCTCGGCAGCTTCTAGAAATATTAGATATGTACGTAGAAAAGCTAGTGATTGTGGATGCTTTAAAGAAGGCGAAGGAAGCAGGTACCGTCAAAGCAGTAAATATGGTCCTCTTGGGAGTCCTGGCTCGCCATCTATCCATCCCTAAGGAGTGCTGGGAAGAAGCTATTCTTACCTCTGTAAAACCTGAATTCCAGGAGGTTAACCTTAGAGCCTTCTCATTAGGATGGGAGACTGAGAGCTAAGGGGGAACTTTGGGGGTGCCGGGAGGGATAGGAGAGCCCGAGCTTAAACCCAGACCTCCTATTAAGTGGGCAGGAGGAAAGACACAGCTTATCTCTCAGTTTAAACCCTTGTTTCCTAAGGTTAAATATCACCTTTATGTGGAACCCTTTGTAGGGGGAGGGGCGGTCTTTTTCCACCTCCTCCCCATTAGGGCTATACTTATGGACAGCAACGAAGAGCTGATAAATTTCTACCTCGTAGTTCGGGATAGTTTGGAAGACCTCCTAAAAGATTTAAAAAGGCACCAAAACACTCCGGAGTATTATTACCGTATCCGCGCCTTGGACCCTGAAAATTTATCCCCTGTGGAACGGGCCTCTAGGTTTTTATACCTTAATAAAACAGCCTACAATGGATTATGGAGGGTAAATAGTCAAGGGAGGCACAATGTTCCCTTTGGACGCTATAAGAATCCCAAGATAGTAGATGAGATAAACTTACGTCGGGTAAGTTTAGCTTTAAAGAGGGCAGAGATTTTTTGTAGCGACTTTAGCTTAAGCCTAGAATATGCTTCCCCTGGGGTCTTTATCTACCTTGACCCGCCTTACTATCCCCTATCCGAAACCGCCAACTTTACGGGATACACCCCGGCTGCTTTCGGCGTGGAGGATCAGTTGCGTTTGGCCGCTGTGTTCAAAGAGCTCGACCGGAAGGGATGTTTAGTAATGCTTAGCAATTCTGACACACCCTTTATCCGGCAACTTTATGCTGGTTATGATATCCGGACAGTTGTGGCCCGGAGGGCTATAAACTGCCGTGGGGACAGGCGGGGCCCGGTAGTGGAGCTTGTAATCAGAAATTACTGGTGAAAGCTTTTACCATTCTTTCAGTCCCAACTTATCTTTTAACACGCTGCACTCCAGATAATATTCCCATCGCTTTCCAAGGTTTGAAATAGAGTACCCTTAGAAGTAGAATTACGCTCGCCCTAAAGTTTTTGTTCCCTCTTTAAGAGGGGCTCTTTTTTACCCTAGTAGCCTGCTTTTTCCTTTTTATCTTGATCTGGTAAAGCAAGATCGAGAGCTATAAATATAACTAAATGTTATAAGAAATATAACAGGAGTTTGAGATAGGATAGAGAATAATATTCTCCTGCAAAAAGGTTTTATGCTAGTCTGGAGGGGGACAAGGTTATGAGAAGTAAAAAAGAAATTTTACAAGACTTGAAGAATGCAGTTGTGGAGCTGGATGAAGAGAAAGCTATACAAGTGGCTAGGGAAGCTATAGCAGCCCATATTGATGCTTACGAAGCAATAATGGAAGGCCTAGTGGCCGGAATGGATGTTGTTGGGGATAAATACGAGAAGGGAGAATATTTTATTCCGGAAGTGTTGCTAGCTTCCGATGCTATGAATGCAGCTCTTTCAATACTTAAACCCTACCTCCCCAAAGAACATACTAATCCTTATAAGGTAGTTATTGGTGTGGTTCAAGGAGATACGCATGATATTGGCAAAAATATAGTGAAGATAATGCTGGAGGCAGGCGGGTTTCAGGTTATTGACCTTGGGCGTGATGTACCACTGGAGTGTTTTATCGAAAAGGCAGAGGAGACGGGGGCTCATATTATAGCCATGTCTACTTTGATGAGTACTACTATGGATGGCATGAAAGAAGTTATTGACATGTTAAAAAAGCAGGGAAAGAGGCACAAATACAAAGTAATGGTTGGTGGGGGGGCTATTTCTCAAGCCTTTGCTAATGCCATTGGGGCAGATGGATATGCACCTGACGCTAATGCAGCCGTAAGAAAAGCAAAAGAACTGATGGAGGGTTATAGCTATGACCTCTAAGGAAAGAATTTTGGCTCTTTTACAAGGCCGACCTGTAGATCATATTCCTTGTGTGCCTTTAGTAATGAACCATGCGGCACGGGTATTGGGAGTTAAAGTTTCTGAGTTCAATAGCAATCCTCGAGTAATGACCAAGGCCCACCTGGCAAGTTGGGAAAAATATGGTTATGATATGATTTTAATTTTTACTACTACAGCTACGATAGCTGAAGCCATGGGAACTACCCTCTATTTTCCAGAGGATGATGTACCTTATGTACATGTTCCAGCTGTTCAATCTCCAGAGGATATTAAGAAAGTAAAAATAATTGAGCCCCAAAAGGATGGTCGAATACCCGTCTATTTAGAGGCTGCTGAACTTTGCCTTAGAGAAGTAAAAAATCAAGTTCCCGTGGGGGTTATTTTTGCCGGACCTTTTACAACTGCTGCCCATCTTAGAGGTACAGAAGTTTTTGTTAAAGAAACTTACAAGAATCCCCAATTAGTTAAAGCTCTATTAGAAATAGCTAGGGAGAGCATAAATATTATGCTGGAGGCTATATTGCACATAGGGGCTGTACCAGTATTAGTAGAACCCGTTGCTAGCGGTAGCCTCATAAGTCCCAATATGTTTAGCAAATACGTTTTCCCTTATGTACAGCAATTGGTAGACCGGGCTCATGAGCTAGGGTCTCCCATTTGTTTACATATTTGCGGGAATGCCAATCCCATTTTAGACCTAATGGCGGATACAGGGGCTGATATTTTGAGTTTAGATTATCTTGTTGACTTGGAGGAGGCGAAGGTACGAGTAGGGTCTAAGGCTTGTTTGATGGGCAATATAGCCCCAGCAGACATTTTACTTCGGGGTAGCCCAGATAGGGTTGTGCTAGAAACTAAAAAAGTTATAGCCAAAGCTTCTGATAATCCGAAAGGGTTGATTGTCGCTTCGGGATGTGAAGTACCTTTAAATACACCTGCTGCCAACTTAAAGACAATGGTAGATACAGTACGTATGTGGGGTAATATTAAATGCGGGGTAAGGGAAGATGGATAGCCGCGAGAGGTTGTATAAGGCCATGGCGAGGGAGGAGATTGATCGGCCTCCGGTAATTTGTCCGGGAGGAATGATGAGTGCAGCCACTACGGAAACTTTAAATAGGGTAGGAATTCGATGTCATACGGATCCCGTGGCTATGGCTAAACTAGCCGAACTAATCCATGTCTTTTCTGGTTTTGAGAATATAGGAGTTCCTTTTTGTATGACAGCGGAGGCCGAAGCTTTCGGTTGCCAGGTCGATTTAGGGAGTTCTGAGGTAGAGCCGAGGATAAAAAAATATTTAGACATTAAGCCCAGAGATATTATAGATAAACCTTTGCCTCGACCCGAGGATTCTGGACGTTTACCGGTAATTTTAGAAGCAATAGCTATATTAAAAAAAGCATATCGTGATATACCAATAATAGGAAATATCATCGGCCCCTTTAGCTTGGTTACTTCTGTCTTTGATCCTTTGTTAATCTTTCGCATGGTATATAAAAATTCTAGAGAGCTTTTAGAGGTTCTAGATTATATAACTACATTTTTGCTTAATTTTGCTTGTACACAGGTACGAAAAGGAGCAGATATCATTACTATTGCTGATCCTGCTGCTACTGGAGAGATTCTTGGGCTAAAGAATTTTGAGGTGTTTGTAAAACCGTTTCTTAGGAAAATAATCCAGAGTTTAACAGACCTTAGGGTACCAGTTATTTTGCACATTTGTGGTGATGCAAGAAGATTAATACGAGAATTAGTTCATCTTCAGGCTTCAGTTTTAAGCTTTGATGCTTCTGTGAATTTAAGAATGATAAAGGCAACCTATCCCGAACAAGTAATTATGGGAAACGTTTCTACCCTATTATTGCACCGGGGTAGTCGTGAAGGTATAAGAAAAGTTGTAAAGCATTTATTGCGCGCCAACGTAGATATAATTTCACCCGCCTGCGGTATAAGTTTGAGGACGCCGGTCGAAAACCTACGTGTTTTGACTGAAAGCATCAAGTATCACAGACGGATCACAACCAGCTAAAAAAGGTGTTGACAGGTTCGCTACAGCGTGATAAACTGTAGGCAAGAGAAAAACGTTTTCCTCAGGAGTGAAGTATGGTTACTATAAAAGATGTAGCTCGGCGAGCTGGAGTTTCCGTAACCACAGTATCACGCGTCTTAAACAACACCCCTCACCCTGTAAGCCCAGAGACGAGGCAGAAGGTATTGGAGGCAGTAGCCGAGCTAGGGTTCTGCCCTAATGCTGCGGCACGTAGCCTTCAACTCCATGAGACGAGAACCATAGGGCTTATGTTACCTGATGTAGCCAACCCTTACTATTCGGGTATCGTACGCGGTATCGAGGATGTGGCCCACGAGGAGGGTTATACCATCGTCCTCTGCAATACAGATCGTTCCCGGGAGCGAACCCTTAAGTACCTCCGTGTATTGCGAGAAAAAAGGGTAGATGGTGTAATCTTTATGGGTGGGGGTATAGCAGAAGATGCTAAGGAGGACCGTTTTTTCCAGCAAGAAGATATTCCTACGGTAGTCATAGGTCGCCATTCCGGGGCCTTCCCTTCTGTGCAGATCGATAATGCCGAAGCAGCCCGGCAAGCGGTGATGCATTTGCTTACCCGGGGATATCGATATATCGGTTGTATTGCTGGCCCTTCTTCTTCCACCACTGTCCAGGATCGCTTGGCTGGATACCGCCGAGCCTTAGTGGAAAACGGGCTGGAGTATGAACCTTCGTGGGTAGTCCACGCCGACTTTACCCCTGCCGGGGGGTACCGGGCAGCCCAGGAGCTTTTAGAACGTCAACCTCGACCGACAGCCCTTTTAGTGCATAACGATCTTATGGCTGTAGGGGCTATAAAGGCTCTAGCTGATAGAGGATTGGTAATACCCCGGGATGTGGCTGTAATAGGTTTCGACGATATCCCTTTGGCGTCTTATGTTACACCTGGGTTAACCACAGTTAGGATACCCGTATATGAGCTGGGCGCTACTGCCATGCGCCTTTTGCGGGACTTACTGGTTGGTCAACCTGTCCCTGAGGTAACTATACTACCTGTAGACTTAGTGGTGAGAGGATCTACCTAAAAAAATTTACCTGCTTAAGCAACCCAATATTGATTGTGCTTATTAGCTTCGAATATGGGGAGCCGCGGCTATTCCCTTATAAACCAAATAATTTTTGGAGGTTTTAGGAGATGGCTAAGAGATACAATTTACTAGAATGTTCTTATGTTGAAGCCCAAGAATGGTTTAAAGAGACAGATGTAGTTTTAGTACCTGTGGGCAGTTGTGAAAAACACGGTGCTCATGTACCTCTAGGTACAGACAGTTTTACTACCATTTCTGTAACTGAACGGGCGGCTAAGCTAGCTAATGTTCCCTATACACCTCTTCTACCCTTCGGATATTCCCCCCATCATATGGGCGAGGTAGGGGAAGGCTGCGGTACCATAACTTTGGCTGCAGAGACCTTCCGCCGCGTCCTCTACGATATCGCCCGCAGCCTTATATATCACGGTGCTAATAAAATTATCTATGTTTCTCACCATGGTTCTAACACCAAGCCCATAGATGAACTCTTACGTAGGATCCGGTACCAGACGGGAGCTTTTGTGGCTTGGTATAAGACACCGACAGAGAGGGAGTGTGAAGTAGTTAAAGGGATAATTGAGGGCCCACCCGAGGAGACGCCTGGTTGGCATGCGGGAGAGATGGAAACGTCCCAAGTATTGGCTTATGATGAGAGCCTGGTAGATATGAGCCGGGCGGTTCGGGATACTGCCCACGCTCCTCGCTGGATGGGGCCGGAGTTTTCCAAAATAGATGGTACAGCTACGGTAAAATTCCGGGGTTCGGAAAACATTATTGTACCTATGGAGCATCATGAGTATTGTGACACTGCCACTATCGGTAATCCCTTCCGGGGAAGCAAAGAGAAAGGTTTAAAGCTCTTTGAAAAAGAAGCGGAACACCTAGCGGCCTTTATCAATGAGGTAAAGAAGTTCCCCTTCCAGGTTAGGAACCGCGATTTTCCTGAAAGGG harbors:
- the iorA gene encoding indolepyruvate ferredoxin oxidoreductase subunit alpha is translated as MREVMLGNHAVARGAWEAGVRVAAAYPGTPSTEIIEALAQYPEVYAEWSVNEKVALEVAAGAAIAGARALAAMKHVGVNVASDPLMTLAYTGINAGLVLVSADDPNLYSSQNEQDNRIYARFAQIPCLEPADSQEAKEMTKLAFALSEAFDTPVMLRLTTRIAHSQSLVELGEREEVPLKEYSKKPSKYVMLPAFGRERHKAVEERRAKLLAYAEITPLNRVEWGDRRVGVITSGISYQYVKEALPGVSVLKLGLTYPLPKNLIRQFVAAVDMCLIVEELEPFLEEQISSWGLPVQGKEFLPRIGEFNPRLVAESIGPKVAEINPSLVNDILLRDNSSPISFALPGRPPVMCPGCPHRGVFYILRKLKLTVAGDIGCYTLGASPPLNAMDTCICMGASLGVALGMEKARGQDFARRLVAVIGDSTFLHAGMTGLLDMVYNQGTSTVIILDNGTTAMTGHQDHPGTGYTASQAPTTKIELEQVVRGLGVKRVQVVDPYDLARTREVISTEVATSEPSVIIARRLCALLAKGTGKYRVVGMYCRSCQCCLDLGCPALTFNGEEAVIDEIQCTGCGLCAQVCPAEAIEKVGEKDA
- a CDS encoding creatininase family protein, which codes for MAKRYNLLECSYVEAQEWFKETDVVLVPVGSCEKHGAHVPLGTDSFTTISVTERAAKLANVPYTPLLPFGYSPHHMGEVGEGCGTITLAAETFRRVLYDIARSLIYHGANKIIYVSHHGSNTKPIDELLRRIRYQTGAFVAWYKTPTERECEVVKGIIEGPPEETPGWHAGEMETSQVLAYDESLVDMSRAVRDTAHAPRWMGPEFSKIDGTATVKFRGSENIIVPMEHHEYCDTATIGNPFRGSKEKGLKLFEKEAEHLAAFINEVKKFPFQVRNRDFPERA
- a CDS encoding indolepyruvate oxidoreductase subunit beta, whose translation is MHEQVTSIILTGVGGQGTVLAGRILSRAAASLGKEVKVADLHGMAQRGGSVITHVRFGPKVYSPVIASGTADYLVAFEKLEACRCLPFLKPEGVLIVNNQEIPPLPVLIGAASYPRQLLEILDMYVEKLVIVDALKKAKEAGTVKAVNMVLLGVLARHLSIPKECWEEAILTSVKPEFQEVNLRAFSLGWETES
- a CDS encoding uroporphyrinogen decarboxylase family protein, encoding MDSRERLYKAMAREEIDRPPVICPGGMMSAATTETLNRVGIRCHTDPVAMAKLAELIHVFSGFENIGVPFCMTAEAEAFGCQVDLGSSEVEPRIKKYLDIKPRDIIDKPLPRPEDSGRLPVILEAIAILKKAYRDIPIIGNIIGPFSLVTSVFDPLLIFRMVYKNSRELLEVLDYITTFLLNFACTQVRKGADIITIADPAATGEILGLKNFEVFVKPFLRKIIQSLTDLRVPVILHICGDARRLIRELVHLQASVLSFDASVNLRMIKATYPEQVIMGNVSTLLLHRGSREGIRKVVKHLLRANVDIISPACGISLRTPVENLRVLTESIKYHRRITTS
- a CDS encoding corrinoid protein — its product is MRSKKEILQDLKNAVVELDEEKAIQVAREAIAAHIDAYEAIMEGLVAGMDVVGDKYEKGEYFIPEVLLASDAMNAALSILKPYLPKEHTNPYKVVIGVVQGDTHDIGKNIVKIMLEAGGFQVIDLGRDVPLECFIEKAEETGAHIIAMSTLMSTTMDGMKEVIDMLKKQGKRHKYKVMVGGGAISQAFANAIGADGYAPDANAAVRKAKELMEGYSYDL
- a CDS encoding LacI family DNA-binding transcriptional regulator yields the protein MVTIKDVARRAGVSVTTVSRVLNNTPHPVSPETRQKVLEAVAELGFCPNAAARSLQLHETRTIGLMLPDVANPYYSGIVRGIEDVAHEEGYTIVLCNTDRSRERTLKYLRVLREKRVDGVIFMGGGIAEDAKEDRFFQQEDIPTVVIGRHSGAFPSVQIDNAEAARQAVMHLLTRGYRYIGCIAGPSSSTTVQDRLAGYRRALVENGLEYEPSWVVHADFTPAGGYRAAQELLERQPRPTALLVHNDLMAVGAIKALADRGLVIPRDVAVIGFDDIPLASYVTPGLTTVRIPVYELGATAMRLLRDLLVGQPVPEVTILPVDLVVRGST
- a CDS encoding DNA adenine methylase gives rise to the protein MPGGIGEPELKPRPPIKWAGGKTQLISQFKPLFPKVKYHLYVEPFVGGGAVFFHLLPIRAILMDSNEELINFYLVVRDSLEDLLKDLKRHQNTPEYYYRIRALDPENLSPVERASRFLYLNKTAYNGLWRVNSQGRHNVPFGRYKNPKIVDEINLRRVSLALKRAEIFCSDFSLSLEYASPGVFIYLDPPYYPLSETANFTGYTPAAFGVEDQLRLAAVFKELDRKGCLVMLSNSDTPFIRQLYAGYDIRTVVARRAINCRGDRRGPVVELVIRNYW
- a CDS encoding uroporphyrinogen decarboxylase family protein; translation: MTSKERILALLQGRPVDHIPCVPLVMNHAARVLGVKVSEFNSNPRVMTKAHLASWEKYGYDMILIFTTTATIAEAMGTTLYFPEDDVPYVHVPAVQSPEDIKKVKIIEPQKDGRIPVYLEAAELCLREVKNQVPVGVIFAGPFTTAAHLRGTEVFVKETYKNPQLVKALLEIARESINIMLEAILHIGAVPVLVEPVASGSLISPNMFSKYVFPYVQQLVDRAHELGSPICLHICGNANPILDLMADTGADILSLDYLVDLEEAKVRVGSKACLMGNIAPADILLRGSPDRVVLETKKVIAKASDNPKGLIVASGCEVPLNTPAANLKTMVDTVRMWGNIKCGVREDG